The sequence below is a genomic window from Capsicum annuum cultivar UCD-10X-F1 unplaced genomic scaffold, UCD10Xv1.1 ctg42511, whole genome shotgun sequence.
CATCCTTGTTAGCAtatgggtattgattttcttccttttgagctttcgtgaaagattggctaatgtgtggaaccggacttgtcaatttccaagccttcttcttctgctcttttTCCCATTTTCTATCCGCCGCAgtaggcttaaagcctaagccaAAGGAGTCACGGCTACCATATGGATCTACAGGGTTTATAATTCTTTGCAGCGAAACCCCTAATCCTTTTTCCGGTTCATaaccattttgtagcatttggctagccaccatgattgaagtagaagagagatgagGCCCTGGAATCGGCGTGCCTTCCACGACTTGATCAGCTGTCATAATTTCAAAGGCTTGATATATGgaagattcacaacccccttttGTTTCAATATAGGGTACAGAAGGATCTCGATGTATGGGAAGGTCATCCTCTCCATGTACAATGATTTCCTAATTATCGTGTTCAAACTTAACTACTTGATGCAAAGTAGAAGGTATGGCTCTGGCCGTGTttatccatggtcttcctaaaagtaggttataggaagtatccatgtctattacATGAAATGTGATCGTAAACTCAACTGGTCCAATAACCAAAGCAAGATCTACCTCACCAATTGTGTCtcgttttgcaccatcaaaagcccgaacacatacattattggaccGAATCCTATCTaggctgatttttaatttttgtaaagtagagagaggacagatatctactcctgaacctccatcgatcattaccccttttatgtaatatccttCGCATTTGATAGTCAGATGCAAAGCCTTATTGTGACCAGANNNNNNNNNNNNNNNNNNNNNNNNNNNNNNNNNNNNNNNNNNNNNNNNNNNNNNNNNNNNNNNNNNNNNNNNNNNNNNNNNNNNNNNNNNNNNNNNNNNNATTTTtgcaaagtagagagaggacagatatctactcctgaacctccagcgatcattaccccttttatgtaatatccttcgcatttgatagtcagatgcaaagccttattgtgaccagaaccttctgtgggtaactcatcatcagtgaaagtgattctatttgcttcaaatattctacgaaccatcctttctatttgacatACCGTAGTTTCCTTTGGGACGTATGCTTCATTCAACAACTTGATCAATGCCTGAcaatgttctttagaatgtagcagaagggataataatgatatttgagccggggttttcctcaattgatcgACAATGGAATAGTCTTGGGTTTGCATTTTCTTCAGAAATTTCTCAGCCTCTTCGTTTGTGACAGGTTTTTTCATTGgcccttgactatctttaaactgttttggtctccttaattcttctggaacatagcatcttcccgatcgagtcaaaccccctatTTCGTTTAtttcttccatgacctctttttctttgtacatcaccgtggttttgttgtagtttcatgggatggttttcaagcttgtTACTGGCTGCGTGTCTTATGACAGTTGGTTCTTTTATCTTTCTCATGTTGTTGTGCTGTTGGTCGAACCATGCGGGACCACTCAAAGCATATAGTTTTGGCCGATCTTGTGTTATTCCCTTTAGCTttgcaggaacatacaataccatcttttctgaatctcggggtcttataatggaactcaCTCTtttcacgatcagtggttctcttTGCATATACTTTAGTGCTTCACCCGGGTTTTACTTCAAggcgcctatttctatcattgctTGGCTTGTTGGCCTGCAGTCTCTATTgttaaaaatcatccccacgatgtgtgtgttactgtgattaggaagtggattgtcggtgacactcggtgcttcttctttttgtattacgattgccttgctttcgattaacttttcaatggctctcttcagACTCCAACAATTTTTggtactgtgaccttggacgttggaatggtactcacaccttacattaggatcaaaccaacttgcattcggatccactttgaaaggcaaaataggttcaatccatcctaatttgaccaatctccgcaacaggatcgtatatgattctccaattggggtgaagttttcctttggcctctgttctcttgtatagtctGCTGGAACATACGGATTACGAGGGTCTTATAAATTTGGCTGCCGTGGACGAAAACCTTGTGGCGCAGGTGCCCGCCATTATGGACGCTGAGGAGGTCGGGCAtacgcttgagcattaagaacagcaggttgaggcgtataataatgttgaggagggctgGGTTGTCCCCGTTGGACATGAACGTAAGGGGAGTTCCGCCCCCTTTGGGCATTGCTCGGCCCTGATGCCATCATAgatccttcctccttcttcttccga
It includes:
- the LOC124891933 gene encoding uncharacterized protein LOC124891933; the encoded protein is MEEINEIGGLTRSGRCYVPEELRRPKQFKDSQGPMKKPVTNEEAEKFLKKMQTQDYSIVDQLRKTPAQISLLSLLLHSKEHCQALIKLLNEAYVPKETTVCQIERMVRRIFEANRITFTDDELPTEGSGHNKALHLTIKCEGYYIKGVMIDGGSGVDICPLSTLQKLKISLDRIRSNNVCVRAFDGAKRDTIGEVDLALVIGPVEFTITFH